A segment of the Ipomoea triloba cultivar NCNSP0323 chromosome 1, ASM357664v1 genome:
TGCCAACCAAACCCCTTAGCAGAATGAAGATAGTCATTGATGTCTGGTGAGACAGTCATGGTTgtcaaaaaaatacaaaatttttgaatttttttagaCAGTCTTGGTTGTCTCAAACAGCCATGGCCGTCTTTTAGGACAATCGTGATTGCCGAATAACCACGACTATCATTTTTATAGTCATGGCTGTCGGATAGCTATGACCATCATTTTTTCACAGTCGTGGCTGTCCTTGAATGAGTACAGTCAGTGGCTGTAtgagaatttaaaataataataataataaaaagataaacaaaaaattaaaaaagagatacaTGTTAGCATTGGAAAGCATTAACCTGCCAAACAagtaattttgaatttaatcaAACTGTTTAACAGGCTTAGGGATTTaaatgaaggttttttttttattttattttatttagagacTCAATTGCATTATACGCTTCATCTGGGGACTAATTTAactcttttttcaaaaagtttttGGGAGTAGGGTAGGGGTAAGCGTGGGGAGCCTTCCCTCCCAACTAGTACTTTTACAATGCATGATTATTTACTGCAGGCgttcaaaataaaaacaaaccaaaaaataaaataaaaaattggataCCCTAATAATTTGGGTATATATTATAAAGGTTGGGTTTGTTAGGTCACGTCCAAAGACAAAAATGTTAGGTTGGTAGGGAGATGGTACCCCCTGCACCGCTGCGCTGCACGAAGCCAAGTTTGGTTGGTAGTTCCTTCACGCATTTTACATCATCTTTATGGCGTTTTTATTGCATTCCAAccccccctctcatcctctccCTGCTTATCCATTACAccccatttatatatattaccttTTTGCCCCTCACCCAATTCTTACCACATATATCCAACTcccatcatataataataaattttttaataatagtcaTAAGTCCGAGACTGGTCCAGGATCTAGTCCGACGAAaccataaaatttgaattatcatcaaataaaaaaaattgtgaatagcAAATATGATCCATCATATATTATAATGGGgacaatataatgtatagtaaGCGATGGTACATTAAAGTTTTGTATGGTATGTATTTGTTTTTGTAGTGGTGGTGCTAATATTGGCATTGGGATTAAATATTAGTCCTACCTATACAAGATGAAAATTGGATGATgattgcataaaataaaatatcccCCAAATCTCCGTAGTCCATCCAAGGCAAGGCAAGGCCAAATAGCCACCACTATTAACTGCTAATTGCTGCTGCCGCTGCTGTAATCTTCATTGTTGTTGCAAGTGCAGTCGATGCTGTTCGGTATACCCAGAATGCATGCAAAGCACAGCCCGTTGACCCTCCCGCCGCCGCCTGATTTGGCGGCTTCTAACGGCAATGGCGGCGGCCGTGTTTCTTCGGACGACGGTGGGCTGATTCTCAGCTCAAGATTCAAGTCCGGGCACGCTTCTGCTACCTGCGGCTCTTCACTCTTGAATAATAatgtttcttctttattttcttcttttttgggTTCCGAATCCTTGCCGGGAATCGAATTGTTATTCTCGGCGTCTTCTGGTTTTACGGCGCCGAAAGAAATGGTGGTTTCTTTAGGCGGCTCTGCGCCGCCGTTGATAGGGCGGTGGGTGGTGGGATCGATCCCTCGGCTCAAAAGCTTCCTTCTTATGTGGGTGTTCCAATAATTCTTTATCTCGTTATCTGTTCTTCCCGGCAATCTTCCGGCGATAAGCGACCacctatcataataattaagcAAAAACCAAAATGATATGAATTCCTCACTTAATAACTAATTCAGACCGTTACTATAAGTGAGACAGGGCAAGTAAAGAGGTCATGTCTAGTATATCATAAAGTCCCTAAAGGCAATAATGTAAATAGTGATAAGGGTTTGATCCTAACAGAAATCATTTGAATTGAAGGGGAAGtgagttgaagaagatgaagcgTAATGTAACGTACTTGTTGCCCAAGAGGCTATGGAGTTTGATAATAAGCTCATCTTCTTCGTGGGTGAAGTTGCCGCGCTTGAGGTCAGGGCGCAAGTAGTTGATCCAGCGGAGGCGGCAACTCTTGCCGCAGCGGAGAAGGCCGGCAGCCTTGGGGAGGGAGCGCCAGCAGCCTTCCCCGTGGGCCTTAATGTAGGCTATAAGCCTCTCATCTTCCTCCTTGGTCCAAGCTCCCTTATTGGTGTGAGCTTTTTCGCAGCAAGGAGACCTTCCCATTAAAATCCCCCTCTCACAACTTTTTTTTCCGGCACCACTCTTCACTAATTCAATTGAAttcggcggcggcggtggagaTGGAGTTGAGCTAGCAGAGATGGAGTGGATATATAATAGTATGCGTGGGGGTTATATAAGCTTTTGACTGTGTGTATTGTATATAGAGAAAgatgagagagaaagaaaagtgGGAGGgggatagatagatagatgagTGAGGTGAGGTGTGGGGTTAAGGGGGTGGGGGGGACCAGTGAGCTCAACTGCTTCTAGAAGGTAGCGAGTTGGTGAGAGTGGCTGTTGCCGGTGCgccctctttctctctctctctctttcttttattcATCATTTTTGAATCATAATCATCATCCTACAATCCTGCTATATTTTACTTTATCACAATCATACATGTGCAACTCTACTGTTAACAATTTATATCATCTACTTACCCTACATATCTAACTATCTACTCCTACCACATACTTGCCTATCCacgtatttatatttatttacacttgCTATACATACACTTCTCTATTTACTCTTACTCTATGTCACCACGCAtctaattaatcaattcaaaacaAGCTCAATGACCTTATACTCTAGTGGCACGGAGTGACTCTCTTAATCAGAGATCATTCTCTTAATAGGAGATAATGAGTTTGATGAGCAACAACAGAGTTAGTATGTTATTGGTTTCGATGTTTGTGTGTTGatgataaatatatatttttaattttttaaaaaatgagataAGCTGgtcattattgtttttgttttaaaagaaaataaaagaggaGTAGGAAAATGAAAACCAAAAAAGCGGGAATGATATGATTATTAactatatacaaatataaaaatcagACGGGTAACTTTCTAGTAGGTGTAAGTAAGTAAGTGTAGTAATTAAAGACAAGCTGCATGTGATAATTGTGACTATGTTCCCTTTTTACCAGCCTTCAATTTCGTTCGACTAAACTCCAAACTATGCACATCTTTTAATTCATATTAGTTAGCTAACTCTCCCAACTCCCACCATATATAACAAACATCTCTATATTCAACTAAATCTTTCATcctaattacaaatttaattttttttaactatagCTTTTCTCAACCAAGCTACACTAGTTGA
Coding sequences within it:
- the LOC115999907 gene encoding myb-related protein 308-like — encoded protein: MGRSPCCEKAHTNKGAWTKEEDERLIAYIKAHGEGCWRSLPKAAGLLRCGKSCRLRWINYLRPDLKRGNFTHEEDELIIKLHSLLGNKWSLIAGRLPGRTDNEIKNYWNTHIRRKLLSRGIDPTTHRPINGGAEPPKETTISFGAVKPEDAENNNSIPGKDSEPKKEENKEETLLFKSEEPQVAEACPDLNLELRISPPSSEETRPPPLPLEAAKSGGGGRVNGLCFACILGIPNSIDCTCNNNEDYSSGSSN